A part of Chroicocephalus ridibundus chromosome 5, bChrRid1.1, whole genome shotgun sequence genomic DNA contains:
- the ANXA10 gene encoding annexin A10 — protein sequence MYCGDYIQGTIFPAPNFNPIMDAQLLGGALQGISCEKDVLIDILTQRCNSQRLMIAEAYRDMYGRDLITDLKENLSHHFKEVMVGLMYPPASYDAHELWHALKGADTEEKCLIDILASRSNMEIFQMKEAYLMQYNNDLQQDIDSETSGHFRDTLMNLAQGTRMEGYADPSTAAQDAMILWEACQQKTGEHKNMLQMILCNKSYQQLWMVFQEFQNISGQDIVDAINECYDGYFQELLVAIVLCVRDKPSYFAYRLYNAIHDFGFHNKTVIRILIARSEIDLMNIRRRYKERYGKSLFHDIKHFASGHYESALLAICAGDAEDY from the exons ATGTATTGTGGAGATTAC ATACAAGGAACGATTTTTCCAGCTCCAAATTTTAACCCTATTATGGATGCCCAGTTGCTAGGAGGAGCCCTACAGGGGATTA GTTGTGAAAAAGATGTGTTGATTGATATCCTAACGCAGCGTTGCAATTCACAGCGGCTTATGATTGCCGAGGCGTACAGAGACATGTATGGCAGG gatCTGATAACAGACCTAAAAGAAAATCTCTCTCATCACTTCAAAGAAGTCATGGTTGGCTTGATGTATCCACCTGCCTCCTATGATGCCCATGAGCTCTGGCATGCCTTGAAG GGAgcggacacagaagaaaaatgtctaaTTGACATATTAGCCTCAAGATCAAACATGGAGATCTTCCAGATGAAAGAAGCCTACTTAATGC AATATAATAATGATCTTCAACAAGATATTGATTCTGAGACTTCAGGTCACTTCAGAGATACGCTCATGAACCTTGCTCAG ggAACAAGGATGGAAGGATATGCAGATCCTTCTACAGCTGCTCAGGATGCAATG ATTCTATGGGAAGCATGCCAGCAGAAAACAGGCGAACACAAAAACATGCTGCAAATGATTCTCTGCAACAAGAGTTACCAGCAGTTGTGGATGG tttTCCAGGAGTTCCAAAATATCTCTGGGCAAGACATAGTAGATGCCATTAACGAATGCTATGATGGATACTTTCAAGAACTACTGGTTGCAATAG TTCTCTGTGTTCGTGACAAGCCTTCCTACTTTGCTTACAGGCTTTATAATGCAATTCAT gacTTTGGCTTCCACAATAAAACAGTTATAAGGATTCTCATTGCCAGGAGTGAGATTGACTTGATGAATATTCGACGGCGATACAAAGAGAGATATGGGAAATCACTCTTTCATGACATTAAG catttTGCTTCAGGGCATTATGAGAGTGCTTTACTTGCTATATGTGCTGGTGATGCTGAAGATTATTGA